CTAAACAGTAATAAGCAAAAGTTTGCCATCACAATCAACCTCTCACACAACAAATGAGAATATTACCTGTTGACCAAATTCATCATACACACTATTGCTCCATATATtcgtacatatatattttaacataaattattattttagccAGGCAATACACGTTGTGTGGGAGTTGTCTACCCCTGTTGTATGTATGCCAATAACTCCTAATTAATGATAccataaacatataataaatcATTAGCAATTTACTATTCAATTATATGTGTAGTGTTCATAGAATTCTTCCTGTTttcttcaagttttttttataccTGATAACAACATATACGTGTATGTATATCTAACATTCATTCGTGGCATCTATCAGTAACGCAATATTAACGAGAAAAAAAGGGGTGGTTTTTAGGATATTGTTATATCggaaaatcatgtttttgaaatagctgtatatttgcAATGTTCCCACAAACGTAAATGTCAAGAGATTAGATTATCATCAATTAACGTTTATCTAGTTCAAGACACGTCACACCATAAGGTATGGTATTGATTAGTTGTTAGGTAGGAAGCttagcagttacaatacattCTTACAGCATATATTTTCTCCCACTAACAAAATGAAGCATGTGCCTTAACAACCATTGCTTACGTGCTGCATACCGGTAAGTACTGGTAAGTGTACAATATTCTTATCATTTGATTGCGGAGTTGGGAGTTACCTACTCAATACAGAGCCACACCATAAtaggaacacaactcctattcagTTCATTCGTTTATATAGAAGTAGCTTAATAGTTATATTCATTCTATGCCTAGCAACTAAGGAAGAAACATCAGttaattgtatactaatagttgatCGATCAGCATATATATTGTATCGTAATATCTTACGTCTAAACTGCTATTCTAaccctagcctgtcttgacaaactgttgtttttgcaaagTTGTCCCCCATCGAgcggagcgagcaaaacaacagcttgtcacaatacgcactgcacctgatgcactGAAAatgagttgttctcttccgtctatgtggtttggttgcgatgttatgtcggccGCTCATTGGTATTCATAACGGGTTTAGCCCAAAGGTTTaggtagaaaaaaataagataaaaacatTTAACCAGAGAGtagtctctgcagtaaactttagtagaacttaagaacttaggcaacaacaacaactaaacatgttatttgtgcgctcagtcagttttatttgtatttttgtatcagtcagttttatttgttcttattgattttatttttaatttatgtgattcttaagttttactaaattTTACCGCAGAGACTAGTCTCTGATTAaacgtttttattttttttttctacttgaatttttgggctaaatccgttatgattgccaatggagcgaccgacataacatcgcaaccaagctgcatagacagaagagaataactccctttcagtgcaacTGATGCATCAagtgcagtgcgtattgtgacaagctgttgttttgctcgttCTGCTCACCGaaggacaactccgcaaaaacaacagtttgtcaagacaggctattcTAACCCCAACCTAGACTGTAGAGGGTTGGTTGGAGGTGTACGTACAGTAGCCTATATTTATATAAGGCATTGTTACATGAACTATAGCAGGGCTGGGCAAAGCGCGGCtctttgcaaattttgttgcagctGCTTCAACCCTGTGAAAATTCAACTTCTTTTgacgtatataaaaatatccttataatatactgtacaaaactacatgcattgtgACACATTAGGCTTATCTAAAAGTGCACTATTACtgcgttatatatatagcctacacatgCATCATGAATCATAATTCATGACATCATGTACATGGAGCTTTTCTGATGTAATAACGTCCGTTGCTGATCTGACGAGGACAAAAAATAGAATGCTCCAGAAAGGTTCATCAGGAAGTCATTTCATCATGATTTCATAATGCTggcttatataagatgctgtgccttagttgaacatgtcatttgcaattgagccaattaatgCAGTGGGGTTAGCAATTGCATCTTCAACAAAATGAACCATTCCCAGAGTTACAAAGAAAGCCTCACAAAGTAAACGAAATAGAAACGAATCTACAAGAGAATTCCAAGATGAGTAGACCCTGGAATATGAATTCATTTTTAGGCATGACAAACCGCAATGTCTATTGTGCTAGGAAACGATCTCTGCTAACAAGAAGGCGAACGTCAAACGACATCATGCGACGAAGCACAGAGAGTTTACTACAACATTTCCACTGGGATCTTTAGCTAGACATCAAAAGCTAGATAAACTTCAAAGATCACTAACTTCTTCAGAAAATATACTAGTTTCTTTCACAGCTACTGATAAATGCGCTACAGAAGCTTCTTTACGAGTCTCAAAGATTCTAGAAAAAGCAATGCTTCCCTATTCTCATGCTGAGATTGTAAAAGAATGCATGGTTGAGGCTATGAAAACACTTTTTCCAGATAAGCGTGATGTGATTGGTAAAGTCAAGGAAATACAACTTTCTAGGAAAACTGCCACTGGTAAaattgaaagcattaatgatcAACTCAGAATTACTTTGTAAACCCATATAGACCAGGCGGATTACTTTTCAATCGCCATTGATGAATCTACTGATATAATGGATGTAGCTCAATTAGCAGTCTtcgtaaggtatgtaggctactgtgtgtacactaACAATTGGTAATCATTTTTACCATGCATTTGCAAGCTGAAGTCATACAAGTGCATTTTAAGACAGtaaggagagaacacaactccaagtaAAAAATGTTGCACTTactttatgatatttgtttcaaagtgACTAACCCATACATTTATACTACATGCTTCTTTATTAAGCATCAGTATGTTTCTTTATAAAGCATAGTATTATGCTTTAGTCATATACCCTGTGTTGCAGACTCTTTGATGGTGAAGAAATGAAGGAGCTTCTTACTTTGGTTGGATTAGAAGGAAAAACCACCGATCAGGCTACCTATGAAGCTCTCGTTAAAAGACTTGACAAGATTAAGATACCTCTCCACAAATGCAAATCTGTAACAACAGATGGCGCACCAGCCATGGTTGGAAAATATCAAGGGCTCATAGCTAGATTGAAGAAGGATATGCCATCAATGCTAGCATTCCATTGCATCATCCACCAAACTGTTTTATGCGTAAAACTAAATTATCACATTCAACAACTAATGTGTAAGGCTATGAAGATGATCAACTTCCTCAGAAGTCAATCAGCTCTCAGACACAGAAAATTAAAGACGTTTCTCAAAGGAAGCGATGCCACTTGTGAAGAtttactaacatacaataacattagATGGCTAAGTAAGGGAAACGCTCTGTCAAGGTTGTGGAGTATTCGTCAGGAGctaagctcatttttaaatacatgcaaaaacctGAATGCAAGACAGTTTCAAGAGATGATGAGCTCTTCTAAAGATATGAGTGACCTTGCCTTCCTTGTTGACATCTGTGGCCATTTGAATGATTTGAACCTCAAGCTTCAAGGGAAGAACAAGACTATCATTAATACACTACCAGCTGTTCAAGCTTTCTCCcataagttggagttgtttcTGGTGAATGTGCAAGGTGATATGCTTCACTTTCCTACTCTAAAAGCATCTTTAGATGACGATGAAGAAATGGCGTCTTGTACAGCTGAGTACACTCACTTTATAGAAAAGCTGCAACAAGAGTTTAGCAATCGATTTAGTCAGTTTCAATCTTTGAAACATATCATACAACTCATAAAAGCGCCTCAGAAGGCAAAGCCTAATGGAGTGTGAGTTACTCAGTTGCCATTAAAAAGTGGTAATGTCTCATCGCTGCAACTGGAGTTGTGTAACCTCAAAGGTACAGATATAGATGAAATTGAGGAGGGGTTCTActtgaaagtttcaacaaaGGCTGAATATCCACAGCTTGCTCAACTAGGAAGATGGTTGTACACTGTGTTTGCtgccacatatacatgtatatgtgaatCGGCATTTTCATGCATGAATAATATCAAGAGCAAGTTGAGATCCACTTTGACCCAAGATCACTTGTGTCAGCTCCTAAGAATAGCATGCTGCAGTAGAGAGCCAGACTACCAAGAGATAATGAGCAGCCATAAACAATTCCATGTATCTCACTAAACTTTTAGTTATACAAAGCTCTTTAGGCTtacttcaacattattcaatgttactgtaaaagtattttaataaataaatttaattacaataccactaccaaacttgtattatcagtatgaaatattatactgatacacatattatgcggctcccaaaaatcttgcaacgttgaaatttggctctttgagaaaaaactttgccCACCCTGAACTATAGCATTGGATTAGAACCAACGAGCCTTGTTGTAGAACTGTAACCTAACCATCACTAGACTACCTCCCACCTATTGGCATCGACACACACATAGACTGTGAATAACACTATAGCAACAGCTTACCAGAGTCCTCTGCGCCTTGTTGTATAGaagtattagcaaaagcagatagcaTAATGGAGAAATGACTAAACATGGAGACATACgcaatattacaatgaacatgacaCTTCATACATTAGAGGACCAGCAATGAAGACAGTCATCATATTCTCATCTACATGCAGCTTAAAAACCTCCTGCGGAAGTAGCTCATGATGAAAGAGACATCGATTGACATGCcagaaaaccattaaaagatGTCAGACCTGTACCAGACACAACCAAGACAATtggagttagtcatcatttccaATCATTAAATTCCCATGACGTAATTAAGACAAGTTTACTCAATTGCTAACCCTTTACGACATAAAGACCCAAACCTGAGCTCCTAAACACCTTCTCACAGACTaacagagacatctataaaaaagAACAGCTCCAACGACTCTCTCTATCATCTGCAGTCGATCTATCTATCCATCCTGAAGGACCTGCTGAGACTCCTTCCGCCTCTGCCTTTGGAGCCTGCCTCTCTCTTCCTTCTGCCTCTGGAGTTTCTATCTTCCCCTACCTATGGAGCCTCCTTATCCATCAGCGTCTAAACTTCTTCTACTTCCCTATCTCTACTAACGAGCCTCTACATATAAAGACTGCCATGACTCTCGTTTGACTGTTGAAACTCACAGCCGTACCGATCAAGCAAGCAAACATggacgaccgttcgagtaagggtgTAGCTTTTATTAGCTATATTAACCTTtcgtcattaatattattgtttagaattttgttagttgtgtattttaattgttggacttatagaataaagaattaACTTTTATTGGTagatatcagtattgcttacaatagcttaacgccttcacttgtacctgaaccagtaataatcaaattagttcccaagtgacaaagcaaaagtacacaaactaaAGTTACTGAACatagttaaaataaaataaaatggcaaAGTAAATTCAagactgatgttgtgtgtggatttgGATTAGTCGTGCATAACGTAATTTCTCTATATCCACCCATAACAACCTAACGACACACACAACTGAAGTGAAGATTATCCATATATAAGGATATTTGAACTCATATTAATACGGAAGGTAGATAGCTCATTTAGAACAAAATACGCTATAATAATATCAACACAAATAGTtcgtaataaaataattcttgttatatataggcctaataaacaaaaagaacataaaaaaaaactaacttACCACAGAACAGAAAGTCAATAACAATTGTTGCTGAACTTTGTGTTTTTTAAGATGAACTGGCCTGTATACTAGGCAAACAGGTGTTTATATACAGGCTAATGATGCACCACTGGTTGTTGATGTGTCATCAATTTACAACCATGCTCCACTCAAAATCTACTTACCTCAGCTCGGGCTGGTAGCAAAATGAAGATGGTACCCTATTCTAAATAAATGATGGTTATTTATTATTTCCTTAATCAAGTACACGCAAGATGGGAGTGAAAAAGAATAAATCAGGTTATTGCGAGACTTTTTTAATGGGAACGGACTTTTCCCTCTGCCATATAGACTGTAAACTGTGACTGCGGAACTTTTCTGGTGGGAACTTTATTTTACCGGGGGATTGTGTGCAGAAGTGCGCCGAGATTTTCATCTCTATTCTGAAAAATTTAGACGGATAGTATCGTTTTGGATCCTTCAGCAATTAGAGTTTTTATCATGTCGAATAGCACATGTGCTCTCACCATGAATGGCTTTGCACAAATTTAGCGAAACGAAATAGCGTCGAATGTgtattgttttttagtttttataattttgattGGAAGCAACTCCGAGCGCAATCGAAGCATAGAGGCACAATGAAAGTCTACCGCAGTCTATAGACACCCAACAATTAAGGTATTATACATCAAAACCGGTTGGTAGAGAATTGCCTTGaaatctgaaaattttaaataatttattgaaCTGTGTTGTATTGTGTTTTCTATTACATACTCTTGGCATTAATCAAGCCGTACTTACTAACTTTCACTTTTGACCCACGCCTAATTTTCGAAGATGTTATACTTTTAGATTATTGGTAATCAAATGCAAGTTCGTTTGGCTGAGCTTAGCGTCAAGTATTTGGTGAAATTCTTATTAAGCCGATTTTTAATAGAGGTTTTAATACTGTTTTACTGTATTGGCTAATCATTGTTCGTCCTCAGCGCTCTAATGATGAACTAATTATGACATGTCATAATATCTTTGGGTTAAATTACTGCAACTCGGTCAACTGCGCAACTCTACACCATTTTAAAgggtaattatttaaaaaaaaaaccaaTTGGACAGTGTTCTCTGTTCGGTTATgttcagttttttgtttttacttatttttacagtaaaacagaatggctaaaacttatttttatacatCATAAATAAGCAAATTTTTTATCGAAAATTGCTGTAttataaattacatacattCTATGGAATACTAATACATGTACACAATAATTTTAGAGGTGAATAGAGGCTTTTTATTAGGAATGTGTTGTGATTTTAGAATACTTTCTCTGATAATGCAGAATGATTAACTAacaatttcagtttttttgtaaTACAATTCTTTTATCCATTGAACTTGAAACCCTTCTGAGTTCACGTTTTGAGGTGTTTGAGTTCCACTCAAAACCCCTTTGAGGGGTTTTGACACTGAATTATACTACCCTTAGAATGGCCAAGGTCATTTATCAGCGCAACAATTTGAGTGCCATCTTGAACTATGCTACATGGTCATGCCCCCTTTATAGTAACCTAACAACATTGTACAACATTTAATCTCAATGAGCTTGTGGATGCTTTTATCCATCCTCAATCTTAATCAACCCATATATCAAAGTAAAGATAAAGATTTACACATTCAttcaacctatatatcaaagtcaagcTAGCGAAAGATTTACAGATTCATAGGCTATAGGTTTTGTTGTAGATGGCTATTAGCATGGTTTCAACAATAGGCAGACAACtctatataatttgcatttcttatcaacAGATGTTTCCACTGTACTTTTCTACTTTTCCAGATGTATCATTGGCATTGCTCGCCTTACCAGCCCAGTGAACTTTAGTTTTAAAACTTATTGACCATCTAATAAGAGATCACAATAGTTGTTTACGTCAACAAGAGCAGAAAACTGGCCAAAGCTGCTGTATACATTTGACTAAAATCTTTGCAACCTACATTGCTTTGTTCGAAAAGTGGTTGGATTGGCCTCGAGCCTAGATAAGCTTTAGCTATTGCGCCAGTAGGTCccaaccatagacctattaactataatgtATAGTTAAGAGGTCTTactattaactctattatattataaagtctattaactatactattaatgtatagttaataggtctatggtccCAACACTCCATATATCTTGATTCGTGTTATATTCATGTGTTATTCATTGAAATATACCAAATCTTAACTACAGTATGCCTGACCACAAAATTGATTTGcgatttagaaaataaatgatcCATGCATAGAAAATGAGCCAGATGCTTGGATGCTAATACAatgtctaatagcattatatataaaacgtatataataaattaaacaactaaatacctttgaactgtacaaattgtatgcatatataaagcaaactataaatcttaattaCAGTATACTTGACCATCAAATTTGTTTGTGattcagaaaataaatgatctatgcataaaaaattaatgagccAGACGCTCGGGGGTGATCCTAAAATAACGTCTAATAgtattataatacatgtatatataaattatataataaatagagcTACTACATGCCTGCCAACTGTACagtttgtatgcatatataaagaaaagtcttaaaaataaatattaacttaaACCGGCTATAGACAATTTATCTCACAGCGACAACAGTTTACTGCCctctaaataatatgttttttgtagcattttgtCTGATGTTCACTTAATGTAAATCTAGGTTTCATAAGTTGGCAAAGTGGTGCTGTCTTAAATCATTAAGTATGTTTCAACCACTAAAGCTAGTAGTGAGaagtgatgattatcaattcctacagaagtgtcagtacaatgttgctttaattcaaatatatcataCCCGGTAGCGTGCAATCTCTTCTTTTACACACTTCAGAATATtgggatatttcaaacattgatttgctgatgTAGCCATTTTCGAATACTTTTCGGTGCCAAGAGCAGTTGTTACAACACCATCAGAAGGAGAAATCAAGCAACCGTTGTTCTTAACAGAATATGaatatcatcatatttgctaacttcCTTAGACTGAATTAGGGAGAGTCTACATGGCTCCAAACGcaactttttaagcagttttctgacaaGCCAACCAGATAAATATACAGCAATGCTACCAAGAACAAGGTGTGATGTTTAGTATTCCTTCGGGAAACATAGTTTGTCTGTCAATATAATCTTCACTACCAACAGTTGGTGGCACATTTGTAGTGGAAGCTTGTAACAATGCAGTGTCATCCATAGATCTGACATTACCAGTAGCTCCTGGTGTAACACTACATCTTGTAACCAAGCGCCTAAAGATATGCTGGAACTGCTCTACTGATGGCTTGTTGTTCCAGCCTcctgaaataataacagttatcaTTTGCTgcaatttgaaataaattggaAATTGTGCTAAAATATGGACTGAATAATGatgatttttaaaagaaaattgcTAGGCAGTTAAAGTATCAGCCAAAATGTCTCCTTTACAATCAAACATACCAAGAAAATAGTTTCATAGTCGAGCAATATCATGGTGTCAGCAATAAATTAATTgattatatttagattttggaGCCCATTATCTTGAAGCTTGGTTATATCATTTTTGTATCATCCTTGATTTGGCCCACTTGATCTATTTTGCTTTAAAGCAGTGTGTGATCTGAAAAGAGATGCCCAGCAGGTGAAATCACATACTGCAAAGCATAATATGTGCATTGTCAGCTATACTTGGATGAGATGAATTAACAAGCAGTGTACTACATAGCACACCTCTGCACGGCATTAAAGAACAACTCTAAATGGTCTTGTGAGAGCTTGTACATCAGCAGGTAATCTAAATGACTAAACTTCAGTAGCTTCTCAACTAAACCGAGCACTACATCAACAGCACACACCAATCCAGTAATGGATTGCAAACATGCCTACAAACAGACCACCAAAATAtgtcaatacataaacattgttcatttttttactGTACAAGAGGGATGCCCAAATAGTGGCCTGTGGTGGCCCACTATCAAATTTAATGTGGACCACCTTACAAGGTCtccaaaaaattaatttttgcaatatttAGAATGCAACCCATTTTAGGCTGGTTTGTAAAGCTTTATGTAGAGTATTTCTGTATAAAAATGTTGCACATGATCTGTATTCCATATTCACTAAAGACAACTCAACATAATTTGTTATTAACACGTGGATGTAAttgtaaagtaatataatatatagttatagaaATACAATAATGTTCTTAAACTCGTATACAACTTCAGTTCATATCATCATACATCGTGTGGCATAGAAAAATTCTCAAATATTACATATTGGCCCTCAATTAAAGTCATTTGGGCACCCCTACTGTACATCAATACAAGCTATATAAATTATGCAATAATATCGCACCACACTAGTCGCACTACACAGCAGCTGCTAGTCTAGAAAACTGAAAAGCAGAGCAATACACACACAAAGATCCTAAACTGAAAAGGGAACAATAAACGAAGAATATTTAACCatagaaacaaactgaaatattgtgaaaaaataACGGATTACATCAGGTGAccaaacaacatgaagcaaccaaacaaacaaacaaagcaagatactaaccagctactactagcaagctacCACTAACCAGCGATTAGCAAGATACTACTAAAcagttgctagcaagctactactaaccagctacgaGCAAGCTTCTAACTAGCTATTaccaagcttctaaccagctgctagcaagctactaatcaactgctagcaagctactaaccagctactagaaagatactaaccagctactactagaaagctactactaaccagctgctagcaagcCACTACTAGCCAACTGCTAGCAAGTTACTACTAACCGActgctagcaagcttctaaccaactACTAGCAAGTTACCACTCACCAGCTGCTAGCAAGCCACTACTAGCCAACCGCTAGCAAGTTACTACTAACCATGTTGtagcttattttgttgtaaatgagcTATCTACCTTCAGTATTAGTATGAGTCCAAATCTCCTTATATATGGATAGTCTTGGCTTCAGTTGTGTTTGTCGTTAGGTGCAGAGGACTCTGGTTAGCTTGTGCTATAGTGTCGATGCCGAGGTGGGAGGTAGTCTAGTGATGGTCAGGTTACGGTTCTACAACAAGGCTAATCCAATGCTATAGTTCATGTAACGATGCCTcatatatacactactgtaCGTACACTTCCAACCAACCCTCTAAAGACTGGGTTGGGGTTAGATTAGCAGTCTAGACGTAAGATATtatgatacaatatacatgttgatcgatcaactattagtatacaattaaatgatgttgcttccttagttgctagacatggaatgaatataactataaagctacttctatataaatggatagactaaataggagttgtgttcctactATAGTGTTGCTATGGACTGAGTAAATAATTCCCAACTCCACAATCAAATGGTAAGAATATTGTAAACGTATGCAGCATGTAAGCAATGGTTGTTGATGCATACTTGTTTCCGTTAGTGGGAGATAATATATGCTGTAGGaatgtattgtaactgctaagtttcctatctattaactaatctcttgacatttacgtttgtgggaacattgctaatatacagctatttcaaaaacatgattttcagctataacaACCGGCTACTGGCAAGCTTCTAAGTTAGCCGATTAGAagttctaaccagctactaccaagcttctaaccagctactagcaagcatCTAACCAGCTACTACCAAGCTTCTAatcagctactagcaagcttctaaccagctactagcaaacttctaaccagctactagcaagcttctaaccagctactagcaagcttcaaACCAGCAAccagcaagcttctaaccagctactagcaaaaTTTTAACCAGCTACCaacaagcttctaaccagctgctagcaagcttctaaccagctgctagcaagcttctaaTCAGCTGCTAGCAAGCTTCTTCTAAACAGTTAGTGCTGTACTACTAGTGCTATTAATGCGGGAATAAAACGCTAAACTCacttattaaa
Above is a window of Watersipora subatra chromosome 3, tzWatSuba1.1, whole genome shotgun sequence DNA encoding:
- the LOC137390751 gene encoding general transcription factor II-I repeat domain-containing protein 2A-like, with protein sequence MDVAQLAVFVRLFDGEEMKELLTLVGLEGKTTDQATYEALVKRLDKIKIPLHKCKSVTTDGAPAMVGKYQGLIARLKKDMPSMLAFHCIIHQTVLCVKLNYHIQQLMCKAMKMINFLRSQSALRHRKLKTFLKGSDATCEDLLTYNNIRWLSKGNALSRLWSIRQELSSFLNTCKNLNARQFQEMMSSSKDMSDLAFLVDICGHLNDLNLKLQGKNKTIINTLPAVQAFSHKLELFLVNVQGDMLHFPTLKASLDDDEEMASCTAEYTHFIEKLQQEFSNRFSQFQSLKHIIQLIKAPQKAKPNGVLTETSIKKNSSNDSLYHLQSIYLSILKDLLRLLPPLPLEPASLFLLPLEFLSSPTYGASLSISV